Genomic segment of Cytobacillus suaedae:
CAAGGTGTAGTAATTGTGGATAAGTTTCTAAAAACCATTGCCTAGTAAGGAAAAATTTGATATCATAATTGTGTTTTCACACTTTATAAATTACTTCTGTATTTACCCTTATCCACAGATGTGGATAACATGTGGACACTTTTTTCCCCAAGGTGGATAAATACTTGTCCACAAAAAAGGAATTTTGTCGAAAAGATACTTTTCTTCTATAATAATAGTTATTCACATTTATCGGCAAATGTATTTTTATAAATCGTTATTCATTCAGTGAATACGCTTGTACAAAACTTATACAACCAGCTAAAAAAGACACCATTCTGAGTAAAAGGAGGGAAAAATAATTGGAAAACATCTCTGATTTATGGACGAAAGCTCTTAGTGAGATTGAGAAAAAACTTAGTAAACCCAGCTTTGAAACCTGGCTAAAATCAACAAAAGCTCATTCACTACAGTCTGATACACTAACGATCACTGCTCCAAATGAGTTCGCTAGAGATTGGCTTGAATCAAGATACTTACATCTTATTGCAGAAACAATCTATGATTTAACTGGTGCTGAGTTAAGTATTAAATTTATTATTCCCCAGAATCAGTTAGAAGAAGAATTTGAACTAAAATCACCTGTCAAAAAAGTATCTAAACAAGATGATGAACCTACTGAATTACCACAAAATATGTTAAATCCAAAATACACGTTTGATACATTTGTTATAGGATCTGGTAACCGATTTGCTCATGCAGCTTCCCTTGCTGTTGCTGAAGCCCCTGCCAAAGCTTATAATCCACTTTTTATCTATGGTGGAGTTGGACTAGGCAAAACTCACCTTATGCATGCAATTGGGCATTACGTGATAGACCATAATCCGAATGCTAAGGTTGTCTACTTGTCATCCGAAAAGTTTACAAATGAATTCATTAACTCAATCAGAGACAATAAAGCTGTAGATTTCCGAAACAAGTATAGAAGCGTGGATGTTTTACTTATAGATGATATTCAGTTTTTAGCAGGAAAAGAACAA
This window contains:
- the dnaA gene encoding chromosomal replication initiator protein DnaA, which translates into the protein MENISDLWTKALSEIEKKLSKPSFETWLKSTKAHSLQSDTLTITAPNEFARDWLESRYLHLIAETIYDLTGAELSIKFIIPQNQLEEEFELKSPVKKVSKQDDEPTELPQNMLNPKYTFDTFVIGSGNRFAHAASLAVAEAPAKAYNPLFIYGGVGLGKTHLMHAIGHYVIDHNPNAKVVYLSSEKFTNEFINSIRDNKAVDFRNKYRSVDVLLIDDIQFLAGKEQTQEEFFHTFNTLHEESKQIVISSDRPPKEIPTLEDRLRSRFEWGLITDITPPDLETRIAILRKKAKAEGLDIPNEVMLYIANQIDTNIRELEGALIRVVAYSSLINKDINADLAAEALRDIIPNSKPKAITIFEIQKTVGQHFNIKLEDFKAKKRTKSVAFPRQVAMYLARELTDFSLPKIGDEFGGRDHTTVIHAHEKISKLIESDALLQKQVKEIHTQLKG